The following are encoded together in the Paenibacillus antri genome:
- a CDS encoding phosphogluconate dehydrogenase C-terminal domain-containing protein: MTTIALIGAGGKMGCRITDNLRKGTDPVYYVEISERGLANLADRGLAATPQAEAVPNADVVVLAIPDVAIGNVSESVVPAMKSGAMLIVLDPAAAYLGKLPKREDVAYFVTHPCHPPVFNDETTPEAKRDFFGGVAAKQAIVCALMQGPEEQYAVGESVAQAMYAPILRTHRITVEQMAMLEPTMAETISSMMVTVLGEAMDEAVKRGVPYEAAKDFMLGHINVQLAIVFEKTNPFSDACLVAIEYGKKAMLKDNWKDLYDPDRVYDQIDVMLHPEKLPAKLESL; encoded by the coding sequence ATGACGACCATCGCGTTAATCGGCGCAGGCGGGAAGATGGGCTGCCGCATTACGGACAATTTGAGGAAGGGGACGGACCCCGTTTATTATGTAGAAATCAGCGAACGGGGCCTCGCCAACTTGGCGGACCGCGGGCTGGCCGCGACGCCGCAGGCCGAGGCGGTGCCGAACGCCGACGTCGTCGTTCTCGCGATCCCGGACGTCGCGATCGGCAACGTGTCGGAAAGCGTGGTGCCGGCGATGAAGTCCGGCGCGATGCTGATCGTGCTCGACCCGGCCGCGGCGTACCTCGGCAAGCTGCCGAAGCGCGAGGACGTCGCGTATTTCGTGACGCATCCATGCCATCCGCCGGTGTTCAACGACGAGACGACGCCGGAGGCGAAGCGCGATTTCTTCGGCGGCGTGGCGGCGAAGCAGGCGATCGTCTGCGCGCTCATGCAAGGCCCGGAAGAACAGTACGCCGTCGGCGAGTCGGTCGCGCAGGCGATGTACGCGCCGATCTTGCGCACGCACCGCATTACGGTGGAGCAGATGGCGATGCTCGAGCCGACGATGGCGGAGACGATCTCGTCGATGATGGTGACGGTGCTCGGCGAAGCGATGGACGAAGCGGTGAAGCGCGGCGTACCGTACGAGGCGGCGAAGGATTTCATGCTCGGACATATTAACGTGCAGTTGGCGATCGTTTTCGAAAAGACGAACCCGTTCTCGGACGCCTGCCTCGTCGCGATCGAATACGGCAAGAAAGCGATGCTGAAGGACAACTGGAAGGACCTCTACGACCCGGATCGGGTGTACGATCAGATCGACGTCATGCTGCATCCGGAGAAGCTTCCGGCGAAGCTCGAGTCGTTATAA
- a CDS encoding glycoside hydrolase family 2 TIM barrel-domain containing protein, giving the protein MLRYTPPANGFPEWNNNPDIFEVNRMKAHATLMPYDTVEAALAGDRYASPYFLSLNGLWKFRYAERPEEREREFYREDYDCSAWDDIPVPSHWQLHGYDAPQYTNIKYPWEGKETLDPPFAPSEFNPVGSYVRSFTVPDAWAGKPVHISFQGVESAFYVWVNGRLVGYSEDTFTPAEFDLTPYLVAGENKLAVEVYRWCDASWLEDQDFWRLSGIFREVYLYATPALHVYDFFAAATLDANYEHGSLQVKALVTRTGGAPEAATLEAALYDKDGRVVPGSEALLDVAFDAGAAERELSFARAIDRPLQWSAEHPHLYTLALALRDADGALLETVSCRVGFRTFEIDGGLMKINGQRIVFKGVNRHEFHCDRGRAVTYEDMLADIKLMKAYNMNAVRTSHYPNHPLWYDLCDEYGLYVIDETNLETHGSWFYGQEGEGGALPGSKPEWKAAVLDRANSMLQRDKNHPSIVMWSLGNESFGGDNFLAMRDLLKAADPTRPVHYEGVTMYRVSEAASDVESRMYSKLPDLYEYAESAEPNKKPFVLCEYAHAMGNSLGNLHKYVDLFYRYPILQGGFIWDWMDQALRKPTPDGTSTYLAYGGDFGDFPNDGNFCGNGLVFADRTVSPKLPEAKACYQNVAFETNDAKTGAFRLTNRFLFTNLDAFDLVWTLSNNGVPVERATASVAAGPGERADVRPPFALPESVRPGEEYVLTASFALRRDERWANAGHEVAFGQLALELPTAAAAASAVSDAAPLTVAENLVTLQVTGSDFSVSFEKRTGHLTRYRYRGQDLVTVPPAPNFWRAYTDNDRGSFHHVRCAPWRLAGAARQMKSFRSETSEGAAFVEAVYELLMPVAAASSKTTVTIAYTVHPNGEVEVRETLSPGEGLPEIPEIGMLFVLNGRFDRVRWYGNGPHETYWDRMNGAKLGVYQGLVGEQLAPYLRPQESGNKTEVRWASVTDENGFGLRFDGDKAMEWSALPYTPTELESCSYPYQLPAFAGKTVVRANYRQMGVGGDDSWGAKAHPEYTLKADRTYAHAFRFRGISAT; this is encoded by the coding sequence ATGCTGCGATATACGCCGCCGGCGAACGGATTTCCGGAGTGGAACAACAATCCTGACATTTTCGAAGTGAACCGCATGAAAGCGCACGCGACCCTGATGCCGTACGATACGGTGGAAGCGGCGCTGGCCGGAGACCGGTACGCGTCGCCGTATTTTCTATCGTTGAACGGGCTCTGGAAATTTCGGTACGCGGAGCGTCCGGAAGAGAGGGAGCGGGAGTTTTACCGCGAGGATTACGATTGCTCGGCGTGGGACGACATTCCGGTTCCGTCGCACTGGCAGCTGCATGGGTACGACGCCCCGCAATATACGAATATCAAATACCCGTGGGAAGGGAAGGAGACGCTCGATCCGCCGTTCGCTCCCTCGGAGTTTAATCCGGTCGGGTCGTATGTCCGTTCCTTCACGGTACCTGATGCTTGGGCCGGAAAGCCGGTACATATCAGCTTTCAAGGCGTGGAGTCGGCGTTCTACGTATGGGTGAACGGCCGTCTCGTCGGATATAGCGAGGATACGTTCACGCCGGCGGAGTTCGACCTGACGCCCTACCTCGTCGCCGGCGAAAACAAGCTCGCGGTCGAAGTATACCGCTGGTGCGACGCGAGCTGGCTCGAGGACCAGGACTTCTGGCGGCTGTCCGGCATTTTCCGCGAGGTGTATTTGTATGCGACGCCGGCGCTGCACGTGTACGATTTCTTCGCGGCCGCGACGCTCGACGCGAATTACGAGCACGGCAGCCTGCAGGTGAAGGCGCTCGTGACGAGAACGGGCGGCGCGCCGGAGGCGGCGACGCTCGAGGCGGCGCTGTACGACAAGGACGGGCGCGTCGTGCCGGGCTCCGAGGCGCTGCTCGACGTCGCGTTCGACGCCGGCGCGGCGGAACGCGAGCTGTCGTTCGCGCGCGCGATCGACCGGCCGCTGCAGTGGAGCGCCGAACATCCGCATCTGTACACGCTGGCGCTCGCCCTGCGCGACGCGGACGGCGCCTTGCTCGAGACGGTGAGCTGCCGCGTCGGCTTCCGCACGTTCGAAATCGACGGCGGGCTGATGAAGATCAACGGACAGCGAATCGTCTTCAAAGGCGTCAACCGCCACGAGTTCCATTGCGACCGGGGCCGCGCGGTGACGTACGAGGACATGCTCGCCGACATCAAGCTGATGAAGGCGTACAACATGAACGCGGTCCGCACGTCGCACTATCCGAACCATCCGCTCTGGTACGATCTGTGCGACGAATACGGATTATACGTGATCGACGAGACGAATCTCGAAACGCACGGCTCTTGGTTTTACGGCCAAGAGGGCGAAGGCGGCGCGCTGCCGGGCAGCAAGCCGGAATGGAAGGCGGCCGTGCTCGACCGCGCCAATTCGATGCTGCAGCGGGATAAGAACCATCCGTCCATCGTCATGTGGTCGCTCGGGAACGAGTCGTTCGGCGGGGACAACTTCCTCGCGATGCGGGATCTGCTGAAGGCCGCGGATCCGACGCGACCCGTCCATTACGAGGGCGTGACGATGTACCGCGTCTCCGAGGCGGCGTCCGACGTCGAAAGCCGAATGTATTCGAAGCTGCCGGATCTGTACGAATACGCGGAGTCCGCCGAGCCGAACAAGAAGCCGTTCGTGCTGTGCGAATACGCGCACGCGATGGGCAATTCGCTCGGCAATCTCCATAAATACGTCGACTTGTTCTACCGATACCCGATCCTTCAGGGCGGTTTCATATGGGATTGGATGGATCAGGCGCTGCGCAAGCCGACGCCGGACGGAACGTCGACGTACCTCGCGTACGGCGGCGACTTCGGCGACTTCCCGAACGACGGCAACTTCTGCGGCAACGGCCTCGTCTTCGCCGATCGGACCGTCTCTCCGAAGCTGCCCGAGGCGAAGGCGTGCTACCAGAACGTCGCGTTCGAAACGAACGACGCGAAGACGGGCGCGTTCCGCTTGACGAACCGGTTCTTGTTCACGAACCTCGACGCGTTCGACCTCGTCTGGACGCTGTCGAACAACGGCGTGCCGGTCGAGCGCGCGACCGCGTCGGTCGCGGCGGGGCCGGGCGAGCGCGCGGACGTCCGCCCGCCGTTCGCGCTGCCGGAGAGCGTTCGGCCGGGCGAAGAGTACGTGCTGACGGCGAGCTTCGCGCTGCGCCGCGACGAGCGGTGGGCGAACGCGGGGCACGAGGTCGCCTTCGGCCAGCTCGCGCTCGAGCTGCCGACCGCCGCGGCCGCGGCCTCTGCCGTAAGCGACGCCGCGCCGCTGACGGTCGCGGAAAATCTCGTCACGCTGCAGGTGACCGGCTCGGATTTCAGCGTCTCCTTCGAAAAGCGCACGGGACATCTGACGAGATATCGGTACCGGGGCCAAGATCTCGTGACCGTTCCGCCGGCGCCGAACTTCTGGAGAGCGTATACCGACAACGACCGCGGCAGCTTCCATCACGTCCGCTGCGCCCCGTGGCGGCTGGCCGGCGCCGCGCGGCAGATGAAGTCGTTCCGCAGCGAAACGTCCGAAGGCGCCGCGTTCGTCGAAGCGGTCTATGAATTGCTCATGCCGGTCGCGGCCGCTTCGTCGAAGACGACCGTTACGATCGCCTACACCGTGCATCCGAACGGCGAGGTCGAGGTGAGGGAGACGTTGTCGCCCGGCGAAGGACTGCCGGAAATCCCGGAGATCGGCATGCTGTTCGTGTTGAACGGCCGGTTCGACCGCGTGCGCTGGTACGGCAACGGTCCGCACGAGACGTACTGGGATCGGATGAACGGCGCGAAGCTGGGCGTCTACCAAGGGCTTGTCGGCGAGCAGCTGGCGCCGTATTTGCGGCCGCAGGAGAGCGGCAACAAGACCGAAGTCCGCTGGGCGTCCGTGACGGACGAGAACGGCTTCGGCCTGCGGTTCGACGGCGATAAGGCGATGGAGTGGAGCGCTCTGCCGTATACGCCGACCGAGCTCGAGAGCTGCAGCTATCCGTATCAGCTCCCGGCGTTCGCCGGCAAGACGGTCGTGCGCGCGAACTATCGCCAGATGGGCGTGGGCGGCGACGACAGCTGGGGCGCGAAGGCGCATCCGGAATATACGCTGAAGGCGGACCGTACGTACGCGCATGCATTTCGGTTCCGCGGAATTTCCGCCACATAA
- a CDS encoding ABC transporter ATP-binding protein: MIEQDNVREGTVAKRLLGYLLLFRRQVAVALLILVLALGAQLAGPIVTKTIIDDHLLAIQFDWYELESEDVPEGALSVPFRERAYVRSDWLPEGAPPPAPESVARFRAGAGDGDGSGFALDSPAYGVAALTGAEVTAFYRHDIAPIFRLVALIVALTVVGSALTYVQSFLLQSSAQRIVQRMRMDLFRHLQRLPVAFFDKTPIGQIVSRVANDTENIKELYISFTATFVVSGLNIIGVFAALLFLEWRLALLCAIILPLFAALLYLHLKISKKYVQIIRAKLAEMNAMLNEMIHVMPIVQAFRREETMKREFGRLNEERYRSQVAQFRITAFSGRNVVYFVSRLLTAFILWYFGARSLGAGGVVSFGALYAFVDYLGRIYEPIVGIFDQMTNAQRAFVSAERVFALMDREGEAVEEEEGPATPRPEGRVEFDDVTFAYVPGENVLKGISFEAKRGETIALVGHTGSGKSSIMNLLLGFYEPTGGAIRIDGVDIRTMSKQALRRHMGIVLQDPFLFTGDVKFNVSLYNEAIDEETARRALTEVGAGPFVDRLANGLAEPVVERGSTMSAGERQLVSFARALAYDPAILILDEATASIDSETEQVIQHALNVLRHGRTTFVIAHRLSTIRDADRILVLNRGVIEERGTHDELMALRGRYYRMYLLQNAERPVGAG; the protein is encoded by the coding sequence ATGATCGAACAAGATAACGTACGCGAAGGGACCGTCGCGAAGCGGCTGCTCGGCTACTTGCTGCTGTTCCGGCGGCAGGTCGCCGTCGCGCTGCTCATTCTGGTGCTGGCGCTCGGCGCGCAGCTCGCGGGACCGATCGTCACGAAGACGATCATCGACGACCATCTGCTCGCCATTCAATTCGATTGGTACGAGCTCGAGTCGGAGGACGTCCCGGAAGGCGCTTTGTCGGTGCCGTTCCGGGAGCGGGCGTACGTGCGCAGCGACTGGCTGCCGGAGGGCGCTCCGCCGCCGGCTCCGGAATCCGTCGCGCGGTTCCGCGCCGGCGCCGGCGACGGCGACGGGAGCGGCTTCGCGCTGGACAGCCCGGCGTACGGCGTCGCGGCGTTGACGGGGGCGGAGGTGACGGCGTTCTATCGGCATGATATCGCGCCGATCTTCCGCCTCGTCGCCCTGATCGTCGCGCTGACCGTCGTCGGCAGCGCGCTGACGTACGTGCAGAGCTTTCTGCTGCAGTCGTCCGCGCAGCGCATCGTGCAGCGGATGCGGATGGACTTGTTCCGGCATCTCCAACGGCTGCCCGTCGCGTTCTTCGACAAGACGCCGATCGGGCAGATCGTCTCGCGCGTCGCCAACGACACGGAAAATATCAAGGAGCTGTATATCAGCTTCACCGCGACGTTCGTCGTCAGCGGGTTGAACATTATAGGCGTCTTCGCGGCGCTGCTGTTTCTCGAATGGCGGCTCGCGCTATTGTGCGCGATCATCCTGCCGTTGTTCGCGGCGCTGCTCTATTTGCACCTGAAAATTTCCAAGAAGTACGTGCAGATCATTCGAGCGAAGCTGGCCGAGATGAACGCGATGCTGAACGAGATGATTCACGTCATGCCGATCGTGCAGGCGTTCCGCCGGGAAGAGACGATGAAGCGGGAATTCGGCCGGCTGAACGAAGAGCGGTATCGGAGCCAAGTGGCGCAGTTCCGGATTACGGCGTTCTCCGGACGGAACGTCGTCTACTTCGTCAGCCGCCTGCTGACCGCGTTCATCCTTTGGTATTTCGGAGCTCGGTCGCTCGGGGCCGGAGGCGTCGTCTCGTTCGGGGCGCTGTATGCGTTCGTCGATTATTTGGGTCGCATCTACGAGCCGATCGTCGGCATCTTCGATCAGATGACGAACGCGCAGCGGGCGTTCGTCTCGGCGGAGCGGGTATTCGCGCTGATGGATCGGGAAGGGGAGGCCGTGGAAGAAGAGGAGGGGCCTGCGACGCCCCGCCCGGAAGGCCGCGTCGAGTTCGACGACGTCACGTTCGCGTACGTGCCGGGCGAGAACGTGCTGAAGGGGATCTCGTTCGAGGCGAAGCGGGGCGAGACGATCGCGCTCGTCGGCCATACCGGCTCCGGCAAAAGCTCGATCATGAATCTGCTGCTTGGCTTCTATGAGCCGACCGGCGGCGCCATCCGCATCGACGGCGTCGATATTCGGACGATGTCGAAGCAGGCGCTGCGGCGCCATATGGGCATCGTGCTGCAGGACCCGTTCCTGTTTACGGGCGACGTGAAGTTCAACGTATCGCTCTATAACGAGGCGATCGACGAAGAGACGGCCCGCCGCGCGCTGACCGAGGTCGGGGCCGGCCCGTTCGTCGACCGGCTGGCGAACGGGCTCGCGGAGCCCGTCGTCGAGCGGGGCAGCACGATGTCCGCCGGGGAGAGGCAGCTCGTCTCCTTCGCGCGGGCGCTCGCTTACGATCCGGCCATCCTCATCTTGGACGAAGCGACGGCCAGCATCGACAGCGAGACGGAGCAGGTCATCCAGCACGCGTTGAACGTGCTCCGTCACGGGCGGACGACGTTCGTCATCGCGCACCGGCTGTCCACGATTCGCGACGCGGACCGCATCCTCGTACTGAACCGCGGCGTCATCGAAGAGCGCGGCACGCACGACGAGCTGATGGCGCTGCGCGGGCGCTATTACCGGATGTATTTGCTCCAGAACGCGGAGCGTCCCGTCGGGGCGGGGTAG
- a CDS encoding Gfo/Idh/MocA family protein has translation MTKRWKVGLVGTGYWSDKHLKAWSRIEGVEIAALCNRSRAKLEARAAEFGVPENRLYGTIDEMLEDADIDIVDIVTGPETHVEFVTKAAAAGKHIMCQKPFAPTLEDAERMVAAARDAGARLMVTENWRWLMPFQLIKRTLDEGTIGKVKAVRYIHTDYYTPRFAPSVAIPQPFFRDMPKLLFYEMGVHWFDTWRFLFGTPKRLYAETATISPHIAGEDSGVVVLGYEDFYGFLDMSWATRQKLDRPLGDAVQPVHLEQMAIDGENGTIKMYTDGRITIVNRDGTDERALAESTYLDHEESHFRLQSHFVECLETGAEFQTSGEDNLVTLRMTFGTYESAAEHRAIFFEGAGGERDEA, from the coding sequence ATGACGAAAAGGTGGAAGGTCGGTCTCGTCGGCACCGGCTACTGGTCCGATAAGCATCTGAAGGCGTGGAGCCGCATCGAAGGCGTCGAGATCGCCGCGCTGTGCAATCGCAGCCGCGCGAAGCTGGAGGCGCGGGCGGCGGAATTCGGCGTGCCGGAAAACCGATTGTATGGTACGATCGATGAGATGCTGGAAGACGCCGACATCGATATCGTCGATATCGTGACGGGGCCGGAGACGCATGTCGAATTCGTGACGAAGGCGGCCGCGGCCGGCAAGCACATCATGTGCCAGAAGCCTTTCGCGCCGACGCTCGAGGACGCGGAGCGGATGGTCGCGGCGGCGCGGGACGCCGGGGCGCGGCTGATGGTGACCGAGAACTGGCGTTGGCTTATGCCGTTCCAGCTGATCAAGCGGACGTTGGACGAGGGAACGATCGGGAAGGTCAAGGCCGTCCGGTATATTCATACGGACTATTACACGCCCCGATTCGCGCCGAGCGTCGCGATTCCGCAGCCGTTCTTCCGCGACATGCCGAAGCTGCTGTTCTACGAGATGGGCGTGCATTGGTTCGACACATGGCGGTTCCTCTTCGGTACGCCGAAACGTCTGTACGCCGAGACGGCGACGATCAGCCCGCATATCGCCGGCGAAGACTCCGGCGTCGTCGTGCTCGGGTACGAAGACTTCTACGGCTTCCTCGATATGAGCTGGGCGACCCGACAGAAGCTCGACCGCCCGCTCGGCGACGCCGTTCAGCCGGTCCATCTGGAGCAGATGGCGATCGATGGGGAGAACGGGACGATCAAGATGTATACGGACGGCCGCATTACGATCGTCAACCGCGACGGGACGGATGAACGGGCGTTAGCGGAGTCGACGTACCTCGACCACGAGGAGAGCCACTTCCGACTGCAGTCCCATTTCGTGGAATGCCTCGAGACGGGCGCCGAGTTCCAGACGAGCGGCGAGGACAATCTCGTCACGCTGCGGATGACGTTCGGCACGTACGAGAGCGCCGCGGAGCATCGGGCGATCTTCTTCGAAGGAGCGGGAGGCGAACGGGATGAGGCATGA
- a CDS encoding FAD-dependent oxidoreductase, whose amino-acid sequence MYDIAIIGAGPAGASAAIFTAKAGKSTVVIDSDKGVTRRAWFENFYGIPEIDGPSLVDIGVAQLKKLGAEYVLDEATDVSAIEGGFAITTAGGASFQAKHVVLATGFSVEFGEKLGAATKPGTEPRVKTIFDVDADGRTSVPGVWAAGTAAGVSVHGIITAGDGAKVAINLISELNGDRYVDHDVIKPKG is encoded by the coding sequence ATGTACGACATCGCTATTATCGGCGCCGGTCCGGCAGGCGCCAGCGCCGCGATATTCACGGCGAAAGCAGGCAAGAGCACTGTCGTGATCGACAGCGACAAGGGCGTCACGCGACGCGCTTGGTTCGAGAACTTCTACGGCATTCCGGAAATCGACGGACCTTCGCTCGTCGACATCGGCGTCGCGCAGCTGAAGAAGCTCGGCGCGGAATACGTCCTTGACGAGGCGACGGACGTCTCCGCCATCGAAGGCGGCTTCGCGATAACGACCGCCGGCGGCGCGAGCTTCCAAGCGAAGCACGTCGTGCTCGCGACCGGCTTCTCCGTCGAGTTCGGCGAGAAGCTCGGCGCCGCGACGAAGCCCGGCACGGAGCCGCGCGTGAAGACGATCTTCGACGTCGACGCCGACGGCCGGACGAGCGTGCCCGGCGTATGGGCGGCCGGCACGGCCGCGGGCGTAAGCGTGCACGGGATCATCACCGCCGGCGACGGCGCGAAGGTCGCGATCAACTTGATCAGCGAGCTGAACGGCGATCGGTACGTCGATCACGACGTCATCAAGCCGAAGGGATAG
- a CDS encoding sugar phosphate isomerase/epimerase family protein, producing MKLGIGSYTFAWSIGVPAYGMPSAPVTAFDLIRIAAERGLSLVQIADNIPLHRWPEIERRRLKREADAAGVALEVGTRGTDPALLLDYLAIARELGSPFVRTLAATTDLALVREQLSAALPAYEAAGIAIALENHGLHTTKQLVRLFDDVGSPYLGCCLDTVNSFSALDAPDRVIADLTPYLINLHIKDFDITRIDHQMGFVVLGTPAGYGKLDIPRLLTTIREQGKRPNAILELWPPYQGSVEDTVALEWEWFRQSVVYLQGLPEFQTT from the coding sequence ATGAAGCTCGGCATCGGCAGCTACACGTTCGCCTGGTCGATCGGCGTGCCCGCGTACGGCATGCCTTCCGCTCCCGTCACCGCCTTCGACCTGATCCGCATCGCGGCGGAGCGCGGCCTCTCGCTCGTTCAGATCGCCGACAACATCCCGCTGCACCGCTGGCCGGAGATCGAGCGGCGGCGGCTGAAGCGCGAAGCCGACGCGGCCGGCGTCGCTCTTGAAGTCGGCACCCGGGGCACCGACCCGGCGCTGCTGCTCGACTACCTCGCGATCGCCCGCGAACTCGGCTCCCCGTTCGTGCGCACGCTCGCCGCGACGACCGACCTTGCGCTCGTCCGGGAGCAGCTGTCGGCGGCGCTGCCCGCGTACGAAGCGGCCGGCATCGCCATCGCGTTGGAAAACCACGGCCTCCATACGACCAAGCAGCTCGTCCGGCTGTTCGACGACGTCGGCAGCCCATATCTCGGGTGCTGTCTCGATACCGTCAACTCGTTCAGCGCGCTTGACGCCCCGGATCGCGTCATCGCCGATTTGACGCCTTATCTTATCAATCTTCATATTAAAGATTTCGATATTACGAGAATCGACCATCAGATGGGGTTCGTCGTCTTGGGCACGCCGGCCGGATATGGTAAATTGGATATACCGCGCCTGCTGACGACGATTCGCGAGCAGGGCAAACGGCCGAACGCGATCCTCGAGCTGTGGCCGCCGTACCAAGGCTCGGTCGAGGACACGGTCGCGCTGGAATGGGAGTGGTTCCGGCAAAGCGTCGTCTATCTTCAAGGCTTGCCGGAATTCCAGACGACATAA
- a CDS encoding GntR family transcriptional regulator yields the protein MTAVTLKEKAYIELRKSILNGELKPGDFLTERMLVELLGMSRTPIRSALERLDVEGLAKYTPNKGLIVTEISLTQVVEIFDFRIAIESYIAKRLATRAWSSDDVSWFEDNLRVQRECIEVNDHARFTEADTAFHTKLADVYDNSEIARTMERLQDMLYRIALRVLRKDVNRIRSSYEDHLRIFELIREGRGPEAASRMEEHLEYGKRILLT from the coding sequence ATGACGGCCGTTACGTTGAAAGAGAAAGCTTATATCGAGCTCCGCAAGTCGATCCTGAACGGGGAGCTGAAGCCCGGCGACTTCTTAACGGAGCGCATGCTCGTCGAGCTGCTCGGCATGAGCCGCACGCCGATCCGTTCCGCCCTGGAGCGGCTGGACGTCGAGGGGCTCGCGAAATATACGCCGAACAAAGGGCTGATCGTCACCGAAATTTCGCTGACGCAGGTCGTCGAAATTTTCGACTTCCGCATCGCGATCGAGTCGTACATCGCGAAGCGGCTGGCGACGCGGGCTTGGAGCAGTGATGACGTCTCTTGGTTCGAGGACAATCTGCGCGTGCAGCGGGAATGCATCGAGGTCAACGACCACGCGCGGTTTACGGAAGCGGACACCGCGTTCCACACCAAGCTGGCCGACGTGTACGATAATTCGGAAATCGCGCGAACGATGGAGCGCCTGCAGGACATGCTGTACCGCATCGCGCTGCGCGTGCTGCGGAAGGACGTGAACCGCATCCGCTCCTCCTACGAAGACCATCTGCGCATCTTCGAGCTGATCCGGGAGGGCCGCGGTCCCGAAGCCGCGTCGCGGATGGAGGAGCATCTCGAGTACGGCAAGCGGATCCTGCTGACGTAA
- a CDS encoding DUF3231 family protein, producing MRNRTSYSPLASSEIGILWMTYLEKTMTDRMLRYFIRHADGDEPKALLTRLQAEASGFIDRVRELFEQERAAVPVGFGDEDVNERAPAMFTGRFDVSFVRVMAKITSGLSALHLTMSYREDIRRLIQDMSTCSQRAYGDATELLLALGLLSRPPIVSPPRETEFVEDLVYMKGQGVLRKARPINLVESAHLYQQMETNVVGFELMTGFAQTALEPEVKRYFETGRELARDTVDMIRAVFMESDMSPSPSTSGRASESTTPAFSDKLMMYCTNILTSFGLGGNALGTSFSLRSDLPLKLGALMTKVFNFAQEGGKLMIKHGWMEEPPQAENRPELIRS from the coding sequence GTGAGAAATCGTACTTCGTATTCCCCGCTGGCTTCGTCGGAGATCGGGATCTTGTGGATGACGTATCTGGAGAAGACGATGACGGATCGGATGCTGCGATATTTCATCCGCCACGCCGATGGCGACGAGCCGAAGGCGCTGCTGACCCGTCTGCAAGCCGAGGCGAGCGGCTTTATCGACCGCGTGCGCGAACTGTTCGAACAGGAACGCGCCGCCGTCCCCGTCGGCTTCGGAGACGAAGACGTCAACGAGCGGGCTCCGGCGATGTTCACCGGCCGATTCGACGTATCGTTCGTTCGCGTTATGGCGAAGATTACGTCCGGGTTAAGCGCGCTGCATTTGACGATGTCGTATCGCGAGGATATCCGAAGACTGATCCAAGACATGTCGACGTGCTCGCAGCGGGCGTACGGCGACGCGACGGAGCTGCTGCTCGCCCTAGGGCTGCTCTCCCGACCTCCGATCGTATCGCCGCCCCGCGAGACCGAGTTCGTTGAGGACCTCGTATACATGAAGGGGCAAGGGGTTTTGCGCAAGGCGCGCCCGATCAACCTTGTCGAGTCGGCGCATCTGTATCAACAGATGGAGACGAACGTCGTCGGCTTCGAGCTGATGACGGGCTTCGCGCAAACCGCCCTCGAGCCGGAGGTGAAGCGGTACTTCGAAACCGGCCGGGAGCTGGCGCGGGATACGGTCGACATGATCCGAGCCGTCTTCATGGAGAGCGACATGAGTCCGTCGCCGTCTACGTCCGGACGCGCTTCGGAATCGACGACGCCGGCGTTTTCGGACAAGCTGATGATGTACTGCACGAACATTCTGACGAGCTTCGGGCTCGGCGGCAACGCGCTCGGCACGTCGTTCAGCCTGCGCAGCGACCTGCCGCTCAAGCTGGGCGCGCTCATGACCAAGGTGTTCAACTTCGCCCAAGAGGGCGGCAAGCTGATGATCAAGCATGGATGGATGGAAGAACCGCCCCAAGCGGAAAATCGCCCCGAGCTGATCCGCTCGTAG